DNA from Deltaproteobacteria bacterium:
AGAGATGCCATCTGCCACGGTGAGGATGGAAACTAGGGTGCCCACCAATGCGAGGCTTAAGCTAAAGCGATCCGCAAAGAGGGGGAGAAGCGGGGCGAGAAAGGAGCCGTATAGATCCACGGTTCCATGACCCGCGGCCAGGGTCAAGACAGGAAAGAGATTGAAACCTGTCCGTGTGTATTTACTGCGTGTCTTGTTCATCCCTAAGGTTCCCGGTACCTACTTTACTTGCTTCATTTTGATCTTGTCTAGAAATTTGTCCATCGAAACGATAAATCGCTCATGTTCACCCTCTGTTATCTTTTCAACCTCGCCGCACGCCACAACGCCAAAAAAACGGTCCTCTATTGCATCACGAGCTGCTTGTTCCATTTCCTTCTCGCTTTTTAATCCTTTTTGGATCGTTGCCATAAATCCTTGCTGCATGGGTAATCATGATTTCATAGCATTAAACGGGTTGGAGGTCAAAGGGCGAGGCCAATTTCAGTGCTTTCTGTGCTACAATGATCAGCGATGAAGTGGATTTTTCATGTAGACATGGACGCATTTTTTGCCGCTGTTGAGCTGATGCGGCATCCCGAACTTAAGGGCAAAGCAGTGGTCGTCGGCGGTACCGGCGATCCCATGAAAAGGGGTGTGGTTTCTACTGCCTCCTATGAGGCCCGTAAATTCGGCATACACTCAGGTATGCCTTTGCGTACAGCTTACAAGATCTGTCCAGAGGCAATATTTCTCCCTGTGGATTATCCGACGTACGCCAATATATCGAAAAAAATAAAGACAATTCTAAGGGGGTTTTCACCCATGGTCCAGGACGCGGGCCTGGATGAGGCCTTTCTCGATATGTCTCACATAGGTCAACCACCCGACAAAATCGCAAAGGCCATTAAACAGCATATCAAGTCTGAAACAGGTCTGACCTGTTCCATCGGCATCGCCCCGAATAAGCTTCTCGCAAAGATCGCTTCTGACTTGGACAAGCCCGATGGTCTTACAATAATTACCGAACGTGGCATTGAAGGTCGTATTTGGCCATTGCCTGTCAAAAAAATCTGGGGCGTAGGGCCAAAAACCGAAGAGTATCTCGCCCGCCTGGGCGTTAAAACAATTGGTGATCTTGCGTCGCTTTCTCTCGATACGCTCATTACCCAATTTGGCCAAGCACACGGAAATTACCTCTATCTGGCGTCAAGAGGTATTGATGAAAGCCCGGTAGTTAGCCACCGGGAGCCTAAATCCATAAGCCGGGAAACGACCTTTCAAAAGGATGTCGGTGACTGGCAAATCCTCGCCAGGGTGCTTGCAAGACTCACACAGGATGTTGTTACGCGGATGAAGGCACTGGGCTATCGGTGCAGGACCATTACCGTAAAGTTGCGCTTCGCGGACTTCAAGACTCACACCCGGACAATGACCCTTGCCGAGCCAACGGACGCCTTGGGAACAGTCCGGCAAGCTGGCTTTAAATGCCTTAACAGAATCGCCCTGGTGAAAAGGGTGCGATTGATAGGGATGCGAGTCAGCGGGCTGGAGAAGAAAAAGAGGCTGACTTAAAAGGCGCGCTTTCTTTAGAGGGTATCCGGGGCTGAGTATTGCGGAGATGGGGGAAGACTTGGTTATTTCGTTTAAGTATGCATGTTTTTTCATTTCCTTTTCCCGGACAGTCCTTTGGGCATCCACAATATGTCTGGGATCGACATTGTAACTGGCGAACGCGATCAGCATCCTGTCGGGCCCTTTTTCTTTATCGCTGTGTAGCGAAGGCCAAACTCCGTGTCTTGAAGACCCTGGAGGGATTTGATTTCTCCTTTCAGCCCAATCCCTTTGAGCCTCTTATAGAATTGGGGGGGTTCATAATATCATGAAAAAGTCTAAGGTAATCTAAAAGATGGCGGATTGCTGAATAATTAACCCCTGCATTCCTTTGTGCCCTCTCTGACATCTCCAAAGCCTCTTGAGGTGCCTCGAAACATTTTAAAATCTTACCCGCTGTCTCTTCCGAAGTGTAGACTACATTCCCTTTTTCATCTTTATCTCCTACACCATACCCATAAAGGCCATCTTCCTTAATTAAATGGGCTGGTCCTCCTATATTCCCTACAATAAGAGGTTTTCTCTTGCACATTGCTTCCAAGATAGTGAGACCTAAACCTTCTTTTAGAGATTTCTGTAGGATAATAGTAGCTCCTCTTTGCAAGGCGTTTACCACTAAGGCATTCTCTATTACGGGAGTCGCCTCTAAATTTATTATGAAAATAGAAGGAGCTTCTCCCACTGTCCATACCACGGAGTTAGGGATAAATTTTCTCTTATGTAGAGTCTTCTTTTTAGCGCCTAGATTATTTATAAGTTCTGACAAAATCTTTAATCCTTCAGGGTCGTCTACTGCCATATTCCCTGCATAAACAAGCTGCATGTCCAAGCCTTCCTTTAACAATTCACTTCGTGCACTCTCAAAGGCCTCTACCACTCCTTTAGGGTCCTTAAAGCGGTCAAAACGAGATATCTGTAAGATAATAGGCTTATTCTTATTTATGCCGAAGCTTTTGAGAACATAAGAACAAAATTCAGGAGGCAACTCAATATTTTTAGGTGTCAAGAAGTTAATACCTGCGGGAATTAAATAGGTGGGCATTTTGCCTTTCAGCTCCTCTAAGATGAAATCTTCAAAATGGAATATAGATGCGTCGCATTGTGCAATAAATGGTAAGAGAAAATCTACAAACGCTCTTTGTGGAAATGATAAATCAGTATGAGCCCTCCATACTTTTTTCTTGTCAGCATAAGTAATGGCAGCGAGAGGTTGTGGGTCATGGCAAACCAAAATATCTCCCTTTACTTTTCCC
Protein-coding regions in this window:
- the dinB gene encoding DNA polymerase IV; amino-acid sequence: MKWIFHVDMDAFFAAVELMRHPELKGKAVVVGGTGDPMKRGVVSTASYEARKFGIHSGMPLRTAYKICPEAIFLPVDYPTYANISKKIKTILRGFSPMVQDAGLDEAFLDMSHIGQPPDKIAKAIKQHIKSETGLTCSIGIAPNKLLAKIASDLDKPDGLTIITERGIEGRIWPLPVKKIWGVGPKTEEYLARLGVKTIGDLASLSLDTLITQFGQAHGNYLYLASRGIDESPVVSHREPKSISRETTFQKDVGDWQILARVLARLTQDVVTRMKALGYRCRTITVKLRFADFKTHTRTMTLAEPTDALGTVRQAGFKCLNRIALVKRVRLIGMRVSGLEKKKRLT